One window of Candidatus Methylocalor cossyra genomic DNA carries:
- a CDS encoding CoA-binding protein, which yields MTPERLLELLEAPGAVIAVVGASDNPAKFGYAIYRDLKGKGYAVRAVNPNRATVDGDPAYANLAALPEKPTLVNLVVPPAVTLAVLEECLALGIRQVWLQPGAENAAVLEFLRRHGFTYLAQTCIMLKARALVARGEGHGLRNNP from the coding sequence ATGACTCCGGAACGCCTGCTCGAGCTCTTGGAAGCGCCCGGCGCGGTGATCGCCGTGGTAGGCGCCAGCGACAATCCGGCCAAGTTCGGCTATGCCATCTACCGGGATCTCAAGGGCAAGGGTTATGCGGTGCGGGCGGTCAACCCCAACCGTGCCACCGTGGACGGCGACCCGGCCTATGCGAACCTCGCCGCCCTGCCGGAGAAGCCCACCCTCGTCAACCTCGTCGTGCCCCCGGCGGTGACCCTGGCAGTCCTGGAGGAATGCCTGGCCCTCGGGATCCGGCAGGTGTGGCTGCAGCCGGGGGCGGAAAACGCCGCGGTCCTGGAATTTCTGCGCCGCCATGGATTTACCTACTTGGCGCAAACCTGCATCATGCTGAAGGCCCGAGCGCTCGTTGCCCGGGGAGAGGGTCACGGCCTCCGTAACAATCCGTAA